A genomic region of Drosophila kikkawai strain 14028-0561.14 chromosome X, DkikHiC1v2, whole genome shotgun sequence contains the following coding sequences:
- the beta-Spec gene encoding spectrin beta chain isoform X2, producing MTTDISIVRWDPSQGPGNEYIDEYEYDGGNSSSRLFERSRIKALAEERESVQKKTFTKWVNSHLCRVNCRIADLYVDMRDGKHLIKLLEVLSGERLPKPTKGKMRIHCLENVDKALQFLREQRVHLENIGSHDIVDGNASLNLGLIWTIILRFQIQDITIEEVDNKETKSAKDALLLWCQMKTAGYHNVNVRNFTTSWRDGLAFNAIIHKHRPDLVQFEKLSKTNAIHNLNNAFDVAEDKLGLAKLLDAEDVFVEHPDEKSIITYVVTYYHYFSKLKQETVQGKRIGKVVGIAMENDKMVHDYEHFTSDLLKWIETTIQSLGEREFENSLAGVQGQLAQFSNYRTIEKPPKFVEKGNLEVLLFTLQSKMRANNQKPYTPKEGKMISDINKAWERLEKAEHERELALREELIRQEKLEQLAARFDRKASMRETWLSENQRLVSQDNFGFDLAAVEAAAKKHEAIETDIFAYEERVQAVVAVCDELESERYHDVKRILLRKDNVMRLWTYLLELLRARRMRLEISLQLQQNFQEMLYILDNMEEIKQLLMTDDYGKHLMGVEDLLQKHSLVEADINILGERVKVVVQNSQKFLSDDPESYKPCDPEIIVSRVQQLEDAYAELVRLAVERRSRLEESRKLWQFYWDTADEENWIKEKEQIVSTDEVGHDLTTVNLLLSKHKALESEITSHDPQLQNVAKVGAELITEGHFGADRIKDRLKEILSKWDHLLDLTKYRRQRLENAVEYFQLFADADDVDNWMLDTLRIVSSEDVGRDEANVQSLLKKHKDVADELKNYAEVIDALHKQAESLKLNEAEKANVDKRLEAIDNRYKELTELAKLRKQRLLDALSLYKLMSEADGVEQWIKEKTKMLDTMTPGKDIEDVEIMKHRFEGFDKEMNANASRVAVVNQLARQLLHVEHPNSDEILERQNHLNQEWSTLREKAEAKMDDLKSAHGVQTFYIECRETISWIEDKKRILTETDSLEMDLTGVMTLQRRLSGMDRDLAAIQAKLSSLEREANSIEDEHPEEAQIIRERIAQIVKIWEQLTQMLKERDSKLEEAGDLHRFLRDLDHFQTWLTKTQTDVASEDTPTSLPEAEKLLNQHQSIREEIDNYTEDYKNMMEYGERLTSEGSTSDDPQYMFLRERLNALKDGWEELHQMWENRQVLLSQSLDQQLFNRDARQTEVLLSQQEHFLSKDDTPVNLEQAENQLKRHEAFLTTMEANDDKINTLLQVADTLVEKDHFDADKIGKRAENITGRRDDNRQRALDQHEKLKNQVKLHEFLQDLEELAEWVQEKYATSQDESYRSAKTIHSKWTRHQAFEAEIAANKERLFEAEKSAQELSKEKPEFKDVIEPKLKELAKQFDDLEVHTKEKGAMLFDANREVLVQQTCDDIDSYITDLEKQIVSGDTANDLTSVNILMQKQQVIQTQMAVKARQVEEIDKQTEYLQKTVPEEKIEPIVVKKTAVLERFEKIKAPLLERQKALEKKKEAFQFCRDVEDEKLWIDEKLPVANSSDYGNSLFNVHVLKKKNQSLATEIDNHEPRINAICNNGRKLIDEGHEDAKKFEALISDLTQKWQELKDAIENRRKHLLESEKVQQYFFDAQEAESWMSEQELYMMVEDRGKDEISAQNLMKKHENLEQSVEDYANTIRQLGEVARQFSGDDVSSGDAVAVKQSQLDKLYAGLKDLAGERRARLNEALQLFMLSREVDDLEQWITDREVVAGSQELGQDFDHVTLLSERFNEFARDTEAVGGERVAKVNGIADNLIQAGHSDSATIAEWKDNLNESWQDLLELIETRTQMLAASRELHKFFHDCKDVLGRILEKQHGVSDELGRDAGSVSTLQRKHYNFLQDLTTLYSQVQQIQEESAKLQDAYAGDKAKEITNREQEVLHAWDNLQAMCDARKQKLADTGDLFRFFNMVRILMIWMEDLVRQMNTSEKPRDVSGVELLMNNHQSLKAEIDTREDNFAACISLGKELLTRNHYASAEIKDRLLQLSNSRNALLRRWEERWENLQLILEVYQFARDAAVAEAWLIAQEPYLLSSELGHTIDEVENLIKKHEAFEKSAAAQEERFSALERLTTFELKEMKRRQELAEEAERQRIKEEQEAKAASEAAELAKREAERRDDVDVGASHDDSERGATPAAGEGQEGYVTRKHEWDSTTKKASNRSWDKVYMAARAGRISFFKDQKGYKSNPELTFRGEPSYDLQGAAIDVATDYTKKKHVLRVKLANGAEFLLQAHDDNEMSQWVSSLKAQSDSAAVAASRSQTLPATSQKDEPKRRSFFTLKKK from the exons GCAATTCGAGAAGCTCTCGAAGACGAACGCCATCCACAATCTGAACAATGCCTTCGACGTTGCCGAGGATAAGCTGGGCCTGGCCAAGCTCCTCGATGCCGAGGATGTCTTTGTCGAGCATCCCGACGAGAAATCGATCATTACCTATGTGGTCACCTACTACCATTACTTTAGCAAGCTCAAGCAGGAAACGGTGCAGGGCAAGCGCATTGGCAAGGTCGTTGGCATTGCCATGGAGAACGACAAGATGGTCCACGACTACGAGCACTTCACCAGCGATCTGCTCAAGTGGATCGAGACAACCATTCAGTCGCTGGGTGAACGTGAGTTCGAAAACTCCCTGGCCGGCGTCCAAGGGCAGTTGGCTCAATTCTCCAACTATCGCACCATTGAAAAGCCGCCAAAGTTTGTGGAGAAGGGCAATCTCGAGGTGCTCCTATTCACGCTGCAGTCCAAGATGCGGGCAAATAACCAGAAACCGTACACACCCAAAGAGGGCAAGATGATTTCCGATATTAACAAGGCCTGGGAGCGCCTGGAGAAGGCCGAACACGAACGTGAGCTGGCCCTGCGCGAGGAGCTGATACGTCAGGAGAAGCTGGAGCAGCTGGCCGCTCGTTTCGACCGCAAGGCATCCATGCGCGAAACCTGGTTGTCGGAGAATCAGCGTTTGGTTAGCCAGGACAACTTCGGTTTCGATCTGGCTGCCGTCGAGGCGGCGGCTAAGAAGCACGAGGCCATCGAGACCGATATCTTTGCGTACGAGGAGCGTGTCCAGGCCGTGGTGGCCGTCTGCGATGAGTTGGAGTCAGAGCGCTATCACGACGTGAAGCGCATCCTGTTGCGTAAGGATAACGTGATGCGTCTGTGGACATACTTGCTCGAGTTGCTGCGCGCTCGCCGCATGCGTCTGGAGATctcgctgcagctgcagcagaacTTCCAGGAGATGCTCTACATTCTGGACAACATGGAGGAAATCAAGCAGCTACTGATGACTGACGACTATGGCAAGCATTTGATGGGCGTTGAGGATCTGCTGCAGAAGCATTCCCTCGTCGAGGCCGACATCAATATCCTGGGTGAGCGCGTCAAGGTCGTGGTACAGAACTCACAGAAGTTCCTCAGCGACGATCCCGAATCGTACAAGCCCTGCGATCCCGAGATCATCGTCTCGCGCGTCCAACAGCTGGAGGATGCCTACGCCGAGCTCGTCCGCTTGGCCGTTGAGCGCCGCAGCCGACTGGAGGAGAGCCGCAAGCTTTGGCAATTCTATTGGGATACCGCCGATGAGGAGAACTGGATCAAGGAAAAGGAGCAGATTGTCTCCACCGACGAGGTGGGTCACGACCTGACCACCGTCAACCTGCTGCTGAGCAAACACAAGGCCCTCGAGTCGGAGATCACATCGCACGATCCCCAGCTGCAAAACGTGGCCAAGGTTGGTGCCGAGCTCATCACCGAGGGTCACTTCGGTGCCGATCGCATCAAGGATCGCTTGAAGGAGATTCTCTCCAAGTGGGATCACCTGCTCGATCTCACCAAGTATCGTCGCCAGCGTCTGGAGAATGCCGTCGAGTACTTCCAGCTCTTTGCCGATGCCGATGATGTGGATAACTGGATGCTGGACACGTTGCGCATCGTTTCCAGCGAAGATGTGGGCCGTGACGAGGCCAACGTTCAGTCACTGCTAAAGAAACACAAGGATGTCGCCGACGAGCTTAAGAACTACGCCGAGGTGATCGATGCCCTGCACAAGCAGGCCGAGAGCCTCAAGCTCAACGAGGCGGAGAAGGCGAATGTGGACAAGCGCCTGGAGGCGATCGACAACCGGTACAAGGAGCTAACCGAGCTGGCCAAGCTGCGCAAGCAGCGTCTCCTCGACGCCCTCAGCCTGTACAAGCTGATGTCGGAGGCCGATGGTGTGGAGCAATGGATCAAGGAGAAGACCAAGATGCTGGACACAATGACCCCAGGCAAGGACATCGAGGATGTGGAAATTATGAAGCATCGCTTCGAGGGCTTCGACAAGGAGATGAACGCCAATGCCTCCCGTGTGGCGGTCGTCAATCAATTGGCCCGCCAGCTCCTGCACGTCGAGCATCCCAACTCGGATGAGATTTTGGAGCGTCAGAATCATCTCAATCAGGAGTGGTCGACGCTGCGCGAGAAGGCCGAGGCCAAGATGGATGATTTGAAGTCCGCCCACGGCGTCCAGACCTTCTACATTGAGTGCCGCGAAACGATCTCGTGGATCGAGGACAAGAAGCGCATCCTCACCGAAACCGACAGCCTCGAGATGGACTTGACCGGTGTGATGACCCTGCAGCGTCGCCTCAGCGGCATGGACCGCGACTTGGCCGCCATCCAGGCCAAGCTGTCGAGCTTGGAGCGTGAGGCGAACAGCATCGAGGATGAGCATCCCGAGGAGGCGCAGATCATCCGTGAGCGCATTGCCCAGATCGTCAAAATTTGGGAGCAGCTCACGCAGATGCTCAAGGAGCGCGACTCGAAACTGGAGGAGGCGGGCGATCTGCACCGCTTCCTGCGCGACCTCGATCACTTCCAGACGTGGCTAACCAAGACACAGACGGATGTCGCCTCCGAGGATACGCCCACCTCCCTGCCGGAGGCCGAGAAGCTGCTCAACCAGCACCAGTCCATTCGCGAGGAGATCGACAATTACACCGAGGACTACAAGAACATGATGGAGTACGGCGAGCGTCTGACCTCCGAGGGCAGCACCTCGGACGATCCGCAGTACATGTTCCTGCGCGAGCGTCTCAATGCTCTAAAGGATGGCTGGGAGGAGCTGCATCAGATGTGGGAGAACCGGCAGGTGTTGCTTTCGCAGAGCCTCGACCAGCAGCTCTTCAATCGCGATGCCCGCCAGACCGAGGTGCTGCTGAGCCAGCAGGAGCACTTCCTGAGCAAGGACGATACGCCGGTTAATCTGGAACAGGCCGAGAACCAACTGAAGCGCCACGAGGCCTTCCTCACCACCATGGAGGCCAACGACGACAAGATCAATACGCTGCTCCAGGTGGCCGACACCCTGGTGGAGAAGGATCACTTCGATGCCGATAAGATTGGCAAGCGGGCGGAGAACATTACTGGACGACGCGACGACAACCGACAGCGGGCGCTGGATCAGCACGAGAAGCTGAAGAATCAGGTGAAGCTGCACGAGTTCCTGCAGGATCTGGAGGAGCTGGCCGAGTGGGTGCAGGAGAAGTATGCCACGTCGCAGGATGAATCGTACAGGAGCGCCAAGACCATCCACTCGAAGTGGACGCGCCACCAGGCCTTCGAGGCGGAGATAGCCGCCAATAAGGAGCGCCTCTTCGAGGCCGAAAAGTCCGCCCAGGAGCTGTCCAAGGAGAAGCCCGAGTTCAAGGACGTGATCGAGCCGAAGCTGAAGGAGCTGGCCAAGCAATTCGACGATCTGGAGGTGCACACCAAGGAGAAGGGTGCCATGCTCTTCGATGCCAATCGCGAAGTGCTCGTCCAGCAGACCTGCGACGACATCGACTCGTACATCACCGATCTGGAGAAGCAGATCGTTAGCGGGGACACTGCCAACGATTTGACATCGGTCAACATTCTGATGCAGAAGCAGCAAGTCATCCAAACGCAGATGGCGGTGAAGGCCCGCCAAGTGGAGGAGATCGACAAGCAGACCGAATATCTACAGAAGACCGTGCCGGAGGAGAAGATCGAACCGATTGTGGTGAAGAAGACCGCAGTGCTGGAGCGTTTCGAGAAGATCAAGGCGCCGCTGTTGGAGCGACAGAAGGCGCTCGAGAAAAAGAAGGAGGCCTTCCAGTTCTGTCGCGATGTCGAGGATGAGAAGCTCTGGATCGATGAGAAGCTCCCAGTGGCTAATAGTTCCGACTATGGCAACTCCCTGTTCAATGTTCATGTCCTCAAGAAGAAGAACCAATCGCTGGCCACCGAAATCGATAACCATGAGCCGCGCATCAATGCCATTTGCAACAATGGCCGGAAGCTGATCGATGAGGGTCACGAGGATGCCAAGAAATTCGAGGCGTTGATCAGTGATCTCACCCAGAAGTGGCAGGAGCTCAAGGATGCCATCGAGAACAGGCGCAAGCATCTGCTGGAGTCGGAGAAGGTGCAGCAGTACTTCTTTGATGCCCAGGAGGCCGAGTCGTGGATGAGCGAACAGGAGCTGTACATGATGGTCGAGGATCGTGGCAAGGACGAGATCAGTGCCCAGAATCTAATGAAGAAGCACGAAAATCTGGAGCAATCGGTGGAGGACTATGCCAACACCATTCGCCAGCTGGGCGAGGTGGCGCGCCAGTTCAGTGGCGACGATGTCTCCTCCGGAGATGCCGTTGCCGTCAAGCAATCGCAGCTGGATAAGCTCTATGCCGGACTCAAGGATCTGGCCGGTGAGAGGAGGGCCCGCCTCAACGAGGCCCTGCAGCTGTTCATGCTCAGCCGTGAGGTGGACGACCTGGAGCAATGGATCACAGATCGCGAGGTCGTTGCCGGTTCACAGGAGCTGGGCCAGGACTTTGATCATGTGACGCTGCTGTCGGAGCGCTTCAATGAGTTCGCACGCGACACGGAGGCCGTGGGCGGCGAGCGGGTGGCCAAGGTGAACGGCATTGCCGACAATCTCATCCAGGCCGGACACTCGGACTCCGCCACCATTGCCGAATGGAAGGACAATCTGAACGAGTCGTGGCAGGATCTGTTGGAACTGATTGAGACCCGAACCCAGATGCTCGCCGCTTCACGGGAGCTGCACAAATTCTTCCACGACTGCAAGGATGTCCTCGGACGCATCCTGGAGAAGCAGCACGGCGTCTCCGATGAGCTGGGACGCGACGCTGGCTCCGTGTCGACGCTGCAACGCAAGCATTACAACTTCTTGCAGGACCTCACCACCCTGTACTCGCAGGTGCAGCAGATCCAGGAGGAATCCGCCAAGCTGCAGGATGCCTATGCCGGTGACAAGGCCAAGGAGATCACCAATCGGGAACAGGAGGTGCTCCATGCCTGGGACAATCTGCAGGCGATGTGCGATGCGCGCAAACAGAAGCTGGCCGACACGGGTGACCTGTTCCGCTTCTTTAATATGGTGCGCATCCTGATGATCTGGATGGAGGACCTTGTCCGCCAGATGAACACCTCGGAGAAGCCGCGTGATGTCTCCGGCGTGGAGCTGCTGATGAATAACCATCAGAGCCTGAAGGCTGAGATCGATACGCGCGAGGATAACTTTGCGGCATGCATCTCGCTGGGCAAGGAGCTGCTCACCCGGAATCATTATGCCTCCGCGGAGATCAAGGATCGCCTGCTGCAGCTAAGCAATAGCCGGAATGCCCTGCTCCGACGCTGGGAGGAGCGCTGGGAGAATCTTCAGCTAA TTCTGGAGGTCTACCAGTTCGCCAGAGACGCTGCCGTGGCCGAGGCCTGGCTTATTGCCCAAGAGCCTTACCTGCTCTCCTCGGAGCTGGGCCACACCATCGATGAGGTGGAGAATCTAATTAAGAAGCACGAGGCCTTTGAAAAGTCTGCCGCCGCCCAGGAGGAGCGCTTCAGTGCTCTTGAGCGTTTGACAACA TTTGAGCTTAAGGAAATGAAGAGGCGCCAGGAGCTGGCAGAGGAGGCCGAGCGACAGCGCatcaaggaggagcaggaggccAAGGCCGCTTCAGAGGCGGCGGAATTGGCGAAACGAGAGGCTGAGCGACGCGACGACGTGGACGTTGGAGCATCGCACGATGATTCAG AACGAGGCGCTACACCAGCCGCTGGCGAAGGCCAGGAGGGCTATGTGACCAGGAAGCACGAATGGGACTCGACCACCAAGAAGGCCTCGAACCGATCTTGGGATAAG GTTTACATGGCTGCCCGTGCCGGACGCATTTCGTTCTTCAAAGATCAGAAGGGTTACAAGAGTAATCCCGAATTGACCTTCCGCGGCGAGCCCAGCTACGATCTGCAAGGAGCTGCCATCGATGTTGCCACTGATTACACCAAGAAGAAGCATGTGCTGCGAGTAAA GCTCGCCAATGGTGCCGAGTTCTTGCTGCAGGCCCATGACGACAACGAGATGTCCCAGTGGGTATCATCCCTGAAAGCCCAAAGCGATTCGGCAGCGGTGGCCGCCAGCAGATCCCAGACTCTGCCTGCCACCTCACAAAAGGACGAACCAAAGCGCCGATCgttttttactttaaagaaaaagtaa